The Capsicum annuum cultivar UCD-10X-F1 chromosome 3, UCD10Xv1.1, whole genome shotgun sequence genomic sequence CCATTCAAACCTTTCTGGAAGTTATCAAATTGTTTGGATAAACAACAGACTAAAACTCGTTGAAAACTCCTCGACTTTTAATGCCAAATTGCACTGTATATTGTTGCAGTGTTAGGAGCACAACCTCCCTTTTTCATCCTCTAGCTAAATTTAACATGTGTAAAATCTTGGTCCACGGGTCCATGaaagaaactttttcaaaaagaaaaaaaaatcagtaCACGAAAGGGGTTCGTTTGAGTAGTGGTAAAGAGATCTCCTTTTGTTGTGGTAAACAGAAATGGAAGAGATAGGGGTATTATTGATGCGTCCATTGTCCAATTACATCCAGCAAGAGCTGTCCAAACGTTTCACCCTCTTCAAGTACTGGGAAATTCCCGCTGAATCTCTCAAACTACACGCAGATTCCATCCGAGCAGTGGTGGGGAATGGAGTACTGGGAGCCAACTCTCCGTTGATCGACGCTCTGCCCAGATTGGAAATCATATCGAGTCACAGTTCTGGGCTTGACAAGATTGATTTGGTGAAGTGCGAAGAGAGAGGGATTAGGGTCACTTCCACACCCGATGCTGTTACAGATGATGTTGCAGACATGGCCATTTTACTCACAATTGCAACTTTGAGGAGGATTTGTGAAGCTGATCGCTTCGTCAGGAATGGGATTTGGAAGCAAAAGGATTTCGATTTGACTGCCAAGGTACATCCTTTTGACCCATTTTGCTTACCAGTCCCCATCTTTGCCGGTGAAGGTAAATTTTGAATTTACCTAAACCACTGATCTTagttggagtaactggtaaagttgcctccacgtgaccaggaggtcacgggttcaaatcttgaaaacagcctccgacagaaatgcaaggtaaggctgcgtacgattgctgccatgtgatcaggaggtcacgggttcaagtttTGAAAACAGCCTccgacagaaatgcaaggtaagactgcgtacgatacaccgtTGTGGTGGGATCCTTCCCCAGACACCACGCATAAGTTTTAGTACACCGAATTgtcttttttataataaaaataaaataaaaaattatcatatatatatattgtataatacTTTTGCGGAGGGGGACCCCCTAATTCCGCCCCTGATTTAGTTGGATCTAGTAGAACGTCTTCCACGGCTACCTACTACCTCCCATCATTACACGTATTTGGTAACTCTACCCATCAAAGATTCATATAGTTAAGAAGATTATCTGTGCTTCACAACTTATCTCATTAACCTCTAAGCTACACATTCGAGTGCAATGTGTTCAGCATTTACCTTATTTAAATAAATGTTCATATTTATCTTAATTTTAGACTACGTTGTACTTTTGCAGTCTTGTATATCCTTTTCATTAGCAGATTATTTCCTATTTGCCCTTGGCTTTTAACATAGCTCCAGCATAGTTTGGGTTGATTTCATTTATGTGTCAAAATACCTTGGTAAAAAGGTCCAAAACTATCCCTATACTTTTGATTATGGTTCAAAATTATCCGATATTTTACTTTTGGTAGGTCTGTTGAGTCGAGCTCAAATACAAGATTATTTACTAATGACAAGAGTATGGAAGGTCTCTAGAAATAGCGGCGTGTAAAATTAAGATATTTCGAATGTAAAGAACATTTTTTTACCCTTGTTTAACtggtatgatgatattgattacaAGGAACTTTATCTGCTTTGCCTGGTGACCTTGTGTATTTTGAACCTATCTAAAGTTGAATATTCAATTTGATTtaccccttattattattacaatCGACATTTCGGAatagttaaaattttttatccctTCATCATTTAGGAAATCTttaaaaatctaagaatgaaGCATTGAACCATGTTAGCTTTTTTACTTTCCCCTTTCTAAGTCTTGTTTCTCCTAAGAGCTTATCTTGGTTTGTGCTTCCATTTTTCTTTCAGTTTAGCGGCAAATCGGTAGGTATTGTAGGCTTAGGGAGGATTGGTTCAGCAATTGCCAAGAGAGCTGAAGCTTTTGGATGTTCAATCAGTTACCATTCGCGTTCACAAAAACCAGAGTCAACGCATACCTACTATCCACGTGTTATTGACTTGGCCTCCAACTGCCAGATCCTTGTCATTGCTTGTGCCTTGACTGATGAAACTCATCACATTGTCAACCGTGGAGTTATAGACGCCTTGGGTCCAAATGGAGTTGTTATCAACATTGCAAGGGGTTCTCATATTGATGAACCTGAGCTGGTTTCTGCCCTTGCAGAAGGCAGGTTGGGAGGAGCAGGGTTTGATGTTCTTGAACATGAACCTGAAGTGCCTATGCAACTAGCTAAACTTAATAATGTTGTACTATCACCTCACATCGCAGCTGCCACTGTGGAGAGCCGTAAGGAGATGGCTGACCTCGTCATTGCAAACTTGGAGGCATACTTTTCGAACAAGCCGTTACTAACTCCTGTTCTTTGATACTTCCTGGTGAAGGTCTGTTGATCTTGGAAGTACGTATTGGGAAGGGTGATCCACCGAGAAGCCCGCGTGTAATCAATCATGTTGAATCCCTCCTTTTGAGTTCTGAATCCTACTACAAACActtggttattaataaaaaagaggTCTGATGATCTTGCACTCAGGTCATAGTTGATTCTTCCGCTTTTATATTCGTCATCCAGAGTAAGATGCCAAGTGTTTCACTGGTTCAAGCTAATGTAAAATTTGGACATGCCCCTCTTTCTTTTGCTAATTGGAAACATGTGAGGATGGTTGATAGTAGCACATTGAGGTGTTTGTTCTCATCATTCCTTGTGATATTGCGTCTCAATATGTTCCTCACATGGGTGATTCGTTTGTTGCTTCTGAGTTCTGAGTGTGTCTATTGTTGGTAAATGTCTAACAAAGAGGTTTATTGTTATAGCACAGATGATCTTGTACTCTTACTGGTTCAAGCCTTCAAGGTAATGTAAAAGTTACGCCCTTATATCTGCTGCTGTTTACAGATTCTCAGAAAGAGCAGGATTGGATCCACCACAGATGGAATTGGCTGCTAACATTTCAGAGGCCccagaaactaaaaatgaacctGAACCATGCCAATTGGCTGTGAGGTGCAACCATGGGGCTTTCTCCTTCTTACCCATTAGCTCCCCCAACATGCTCAAGAACCAAGAGTCATCCAGGTATTGCCTGAACTATACCAATTGGCTGCGAGGTGAACATAAGTTGGTCCCGACATTAGGGTTGTTAAAAGAATATATTCAGGGTAGTTCAGATTTCAGAAATAGGATATTAAGGAAATCTAACTTTTTGACTCTAACAAGTGCCAAATCCTGTCCTCTGAGGAATCAAAACTCCTCCTTGATAGGTATTGGAATACAAGGAATAGGTAACAGTGGAAACATGATATGCCTCAAATAAATCCCATTTGGTGTGGAAACTGGCTAAAATTACAAATTTCCAACCCTCTAACAATTAAGTTATTAAGCTAAGAGTAATTACAGGCCTTGTTTTCACAATCAAAATCTTACTAAGGAGAGTTGGCTCCTTTGAAGATGAGGAAGTTAAGAGTCTCCAAGGTGAAATAGATAAATGTTCCTTTAGTATGAGTGAAGTAACACCCGAATTTTGATCCCACCACGCACTGCCAGCCACCCCCATATTTCTTGTCAAACTCCTGCATATATACACAACCCCAAAACTTTCagaaaaaatattgaatgaaGAAGGCCCAACATATCCTGTTAGAAAAATTTATTTAAGTGTATCTTTTAACTATTATCCACATGTGTGACAAACCACTTGTTTTACATTTACGTCTCAATCATGTGGTTGTCCCTCTTAATTAATACTATATTTTCCCCCTCAGTTGTGATCTGATTCTTTTTGAGGCACCAAACGcgtaaaatttcttttttgataatgaaTTTGAACTCATAACATCTGCATATTCTCTTACCATATTAAGAAAATGTACCTTTGTCCTAATTCAATCGTAAAAACTAGCTCACGGTGCGATGAGGATTCCTCAATATCATATGAGGAGAACAGCTCATTCACTCAATGAATGTAACATTGGACACCCTGCACATCCTGGAAGGTGTATAACATAACTTATCTAGAAATGTGTGGTCAACTTGTCTAGAGAACGCGTGCTGATAGTGTCAAAAATATAATCAAGCAAGTAACAGTATGCTTCTCTAACAGTTTAAACTTTTAGATTTGGTCACACAATTCAACGAAAAGCCAGAcagaattaatcaccttcttaaTATGAGCAGCAATGGATGTGCAGtctaaaacatcataaacatccaGAGCTTGAGAAGCCAAACGCATTGCTTGGATCTGCATCTTCACAGGCATGTCTGTATCTTGAATCACCCCTTTCCCTTCCAGCATTTTTCTCAACTGGTATCTGTTTCCCTCTTTGTTTATTGCTCTGAAGTAGAAGATTTCAATTTATACAATAGAGAAATGAACTTTTCCCTCTCTTATCTCTAAGCAAGAAAATGAAAACAGTGATTGAAACAATAATTCTCAGTTTAAATCCCTTTTTTAGCAAAAGTGAAAAGGTGAGATATTTTGGTGCTGACACATGCAACCGTGTCGTATATTCCTACTTACCTAAAGCACATTTTAAAGTTATTCTATGTTTAAGCCTTCTCTTTCTTTGTCATGCCCTATTGGATAATGATGTGGATGATAACATCTGATAAGGGCTAAACTTATCATCGTGATTTCCAACTACTGCAACAACATACCCGTAAAATTCTTCAAGTGAGGTCTGGAGAAAGTAAAATATATGCAGATTTTATCACTGCTTCAAAAagatagagaggttatttttaaaaaacgtTCGGttcaagtttagcaaattcaaatacaaagaagagaaaaatagtaaaaaaaatataccaaCCAATCAACCACAGCAAAATACTAATCGCCATAAAATAATGCAGTAATCAAAAAGCAATAAACAACATGATAGATAGCTACAGCTAAACCTTAAGCCACCATATTATGGTGCACGACAATACTCCTAGCCGATTAACATTCCATTTAACACGTGTCCTCCATATCCCCTACCTAAGGTCATGACCTTGATAACCTGAATATGTGTCATGttctgtctaatcacctcccctAATACTACTTCGGCCTATCTTTATCCTTCTTCGCGCCTACTATATCCAACCTCTCGCACCTCATCATTAGGGTGTCTGAACCCCGCCTCATCACAtatccaaaccatctcaatctcacTTCCTTTGTCTTGTCCACCATGGAGGTCGATCCCacccttatctcgaataacctcattctTAATTCTATCACACCTAATACGTCCACACATCCATCccaacatcctcatctccacgATATATATCTTCTGAACATGAGAGTTTTTTATTGGCCAACACTCCACCCATATAGCAACATTGGTCTAACCATTACTGTATAAAACTTACTTTTAAGTTCGGTAACATttttttatcacacaagactccagAGGCAGGCCTCCACTTCATCCACGTCGCATCATACGGTGAGTGACATCACCGTCTATGACCTCAGCATCCTGAAAAATAGAGTCAAGATATTTAAAACGATCACTCTTGGGGAGAGCCTATGCATGTGTCCAGACATACTTCCACGTCTTCCTTATGCAACCCCTCATTGAATTTACACTTCAGATACTCCATTTTGGTCCTACTCAACTCAAATTCTTTAGTTTCAGAGTTTTGTCTCCATACCTCCAACCTATCATCTACGTTGATacgtgtctcatcaatcagcagTATATCATTTGTAAATAACATACATCAAGACACTTCATCTTGGATGACCTgcgtcaatacatccatcactACAACAAAGAGAAAAAGGACAAAGAGTTGAACCCTGGTGCAATCCCATTTTTACAGAAAAATGTTCCGAGTCTCCTTCTACCGTCCCAACCCATATCTTATATCTATCATACATATCCTTTATCGCCCTAATGTAAGCTATTGGTACACCTCTAGCCTCCAGGTATCTCCAAAGAGCTTCCTTCAAAATTTTGTTGTAGGTTTTCTCAATGTCAATGAACACTATATATAAGtcctgctttttttttttgttcaataaTGCTCCATCAGTCTCCTCACCAGATGGATGACTTCCTTAGTGGATCGCCCCGGCATGAATTCAAACTAGTTCTCGGATGTGGACACACACCCCTCACCATCATCTCCATCGCTCGCTTCCAAACTTTCATAGCGTGACTTGACAAATTGACACCCCTATAATTGTTGTAATTTTGGATGACATCCTTATTTTTATACAATAGGATCATTGTACTCCACCTTCATTATATTCTCGAATATTGTAGCCGTCTTAAAAATGACATTGAACAACTCAATCACCCACTTCATCCCTGACCTGTCTGAGCTCTTCCAAAACTCCAAGGAATCTCATAAGGTCCGGTTGCTCTCCTCCTACTCATCTTACTAATATTGCTCCACTTTCTCGACCATAATACATCCATAATATCTAAAATTCCTATATCTCTTAGAGTGCTCTAAATTTTCTAGCACAATAGCTCTATCACCTACCTCGTTCAATAATTTGTACAAGTAAATTTGTCATCTTTGCTTGATGATCGTGATTTccaactttttttctttatttatttgctgcttaaattttcttttgaaaaatgactatatatattttagtactaTGGCTTGGAATTTCATGTttaccatattttaaaataagattgtaatcaaataaaaaagatgTGACATTATCTTCttcttatattttttgaattttataccacatgttgatttataaacattgattatattttaagtgcaaaatgaccttctggatccctgtactatgtcggttttgtaagttggacacttctacttacatgttagTTATCTGGACCCTGAATctactaaaaaacaacattttaaacccttttttggtgagtgtaacacactctctccCACATCAGCTGCCATGTCAGCTGCCACTtctgccacgtcatttaaaaaaaattacattaaattccaagtcatttttaaaatgttacataacaaattaaatattaaaattaatttaattaaataagaaaaatttataaattgtagaaaaatttgaataatcatgtttttattttttctcacaaattaaacatcaaatccattccaaataattaaaattctttcccaactaatttaaaattttaactacaaattcatatatacaaacataataattttttgatttttaaatttgaatatttttaacaaattcacaaaaagtttaatttttttcaagcgaaattcactaatttttttcaatattcactatcattcactttcaatttaaattttaattttaatttcctaaaaaataaaaagatttcaaattcaaattttaattaaagaaatgaaaagaattgaattgagaggaaaaattaaaattaaaataaaaagttaacaTATGTGGGGGGAGGGGGGCTGAAAGAGTGTTGGGATGGGGTGTGGGGGCTGGAAAGGGCTGGGGTGGAGTGGGGTGGGGACGGGGGCTGGAAGGGGTATGGGGCTGGGGGGTGGGGTGAGAAGGGGTTGGACGGGGCTGGTGAGGTGTGAGAGGGTGGGGACGGGGCTGGGTGGGGTGGAGAGGCTGGGGGTGGGAGTGGGATGGGGCTAGGTAGGGTATGGGGGTTgtggggacgggctggggtgcGGGTGGAGAAGGGCTGGAcgggtgttggggtggggtggggtgggacgGGGCTGGGTGGGATGTGGGGATGGGGagggaaaaatatatttttattttttaaaaatttttaaaaatatttttaaattaaaaaagaggaGGGAAAAAAGgacccctttttatttttttttcttttaatttttaaaaatatttttaaatttaaaaagatggaggaaaaaaaaggaccctttttaatttttttaaaaaaatttaatattttttaaaattattttaatgtaaaattgaccaaaaattaaCCCTCACTCGCACCCTAGGCGAAtgactacactctctttgtcctagtcaccatgaccttgccacataggcaaggtcaacggtcaaagggtgcaaaatattGCTTTTGGATAGAATCAAGGgtctagatgacaaacatgtaagtagaagtgtccaacttacaaaactgacataatacaggggtccagaagttcattttgagtattttaagacACTTGAGATGAATGTTCAACTTAATAAGTAATATTAATATAATAGCAATTTAAATCAATCACTATATTCCTTGTGTTGGTAATCTCTGTCTCTTCAAACTAGTCTAGTTTTCTCTCTTCCACCGAATAATATCCCCACTGCAGTCATCTATTTCTGGTAAGATGTTATAAATCAAACGGGAGATTCCAACCCAAAAAA encodes the following:
- the LOC107861830 gene encoding dynein light chain 1, cytoplasmic; amino-acid sequence: MLEGKGVIQDTDMPVKMQIQAMRLASQALDVYDVLDCTSIAAHIKKEFDKKYGGGWQCVVGSKFGCYFTHTKGTFIYFTLETLNFLIFKGANSP